Proteins encoded together in one Amphritea japonica ATCC BAA-1530 window:
- the dusB gene encoding tRNA dihydrouridine synthase DusB: MFQIGEHTVDSQVILAPMAGVTDIPFRQLCRRLGAGMVVSEMVTSDTRLWNTRKSSYRLQKDQHESLHVVQIAGGDPDMMAEAARVNAANGAHIIDINMGCPAKKVCNKAAGSALLKDEQLVREILTATVAAVELPVTLKIRTGWDTDNRNGETIARIAEDCGIQALAVHGRTRACGYKGDAEYDTIARIRNSIDIPLFANGDINTAKKAQDVLNYTGADAVMLGRSAQGNPWIFREISHYLNTGEMLPSPTRIEVRDTLLGHLEALSDFYGEFAGVRIARKHVGWYLRNRPGSELFRKEFNQLEEAALQQNAIRSFFSRTDKAEAAA; encoded by the coding sequence ATGTTTCAGATCGGAGAACACACCGTTGATAGTCAGGTCATCCTGGCACCAATGGCCGGTGTTACCGACATACCGTTTCGTCAGCTTTGCCGGCGATTAGGTGCAGGCATGGTGGTTTCCGAAATGGTCACCTCTGATACCCGCCTCTGGAACACCCGAAAATCCAGTTACCGTTTACAGAAAGATCAGCATGAAAGTTTACATGTCGTACAGATTGCCGGTGGCGACCCTGACATGATGGCTGAGGCCGCCAGAGTTAATGCGGCCAACGGTGCTCATATTATTGATATCAATATGGGCTGCCCGGCTAAAAAGGTCTGCAATAAAGCAGCAGGGTCCGCCCTGTTAAAAGACGAACAGCTGGTAAGGGAGATACTTACGGCAACAGTCGCAGCCGTCGAACTTCCGGTAACGCTGAAGATTCGCACCGGCTGGGATACTGATAACCGTAATGGGGAAACCATTGCCCGCATTGCCGAAGACTGTGGAATTCAGGCTCTGGCGGTACATGGTAGAACCCGGGCCTGTGGTTATAAGGGCGATGCCGAATATGACACGATTGCCCGTATTCGCAACAGTATCGATATCCCTCTGTTTGCCAATGGTGATATCAATACCGCGAAAAAAGCACAAGACGTATTGAATTATACCGGCGCTGATGCCGTTATGCTTGGTCGGTCTGCTCAGGGTAATCCATGGATTTTTCGTGAGATAAGTCATTACCTCAATACCGGTGAAATGCTACCCTCTCCGACCCGGATTGAAGTCAGAGACACCCTATTAGGTCACTTGGAGGCCCTGTCAGATTTTTACGGCGAGTTTGCTGGTGTTCGTATCGCCCGCAAGCATGTTGGTTGGTACCTCCGAAACAGGCCCGGTTCCGAATTATTTAGAAAAGAGTTCAATCAATTAGAAGAAGCTGCACTCCAGCAAAACGCGATCCGATCATTTTTTAGCCGAACGGATAAGGCAGAAGCCGCCGCCTGA
- the fis gene encoding DNA-binding transcriptional regulator Fis, which translates to MDNNTLNTQVIHTENMDVQERTLRDSVQVSMHNYFRQLDGQPVTDVYQMVLAEIEAPLFEAVMTYTRDNQTKASELLGLNRGTLRKKLKQYGLL; encoded by the coding sequence GTGGATAACAATACATTGAATACACAAGTAATACATACAGAAAACATGGATGTTCAGGAACGTACTTTACGCGACAGCGTACAGGTTTCGATGCATAACTACTTTCGTCAACTTGATGGACAACCAGTAACGGATGTTTATCAGATGGTACTTGCAGAGATTGAAGCCCCATTGTTTGAAGCCGTCATGACTTATACCCGTGACAACCAGACTAAAGCATCTGAGTTGCTGGGTCTGAACCGTGGCACGCTGCGGAAAAAGCTGAAGCAGTACGGCTTACTTTAA
- the purH gene encoding bifunctional phosphoribosylaminoimidazolecarboxamide formyltransferase/IMP cyclohydrolase has translation MAEQKITPVRRALISVSDKSGIVEFAQALTQRGVEILSTGGTYKLLKDNDVPAIEVSDYTGFPEMMDGRVKTLHPKVHGGILGRRGTDDTIMNEHGITPIDMVVVNLYPFEQAIARPDCDLPMAIENIDIGGPTMVRSAAKNHKDVAIVVAADNYDRIIAELDENKGLTHPTRFDLAVQAFEHTAAYDGMIANYLGAITDGSEEEPADFPRTFNTQFVKAQEMRYGENPHQKAAFYVEANPAEASVSTARQLQGKALSFNNVADTDAALECVKPFKEPACVIVKHANPCGVAIGADILEAYNKAFQTDPTSAFGGIIAFNRELDAATATAIVERQFVEVIIAPSVTQEASDIVAAKPNVRLLSCGEWSADRTARFDYKRVNGGLLVQDQDLGMVDVSELKVVTTIQPTEQEIRDLLFCWEVAKFVKSNAIVYARNGQTIGVGAGQMSRVYSAKIAGIKAADEGLEVEGSVMASDAFFPFRDGIDSAAAAGIKAIIQPGGSMRDQEVIDAANEHGMAMVFTGMRHFRH, from the coding sequence ATGGCAGAGCAGAAAATCACTCCGGTTCGCCGCGCACTCATCAGTGTGTCAGATAAATCCGGAATCGTTGAATTCGCCCAGGCACTGACCCAGCGCGGTGTTGAGATTCTTTCCACCGGTGGCACATACAAACTGTTGAAAGACAACGATGTACCCGCGATTGAAGTATCCGATTACACCGGATTCCCTGAAATGATGGATGGCCGGGTAAAAACCCTTCACCCGAAAGTTCACGGTGGAATTCTGGGCCGTCGCGGAACCGATGATACAATCATGAACGAGCATGGCATTACGCCTATCGACATGGTGGTAGTGAACCTGTATCCCTTCGAGCAGGCCATTGCCCGCCCTGATTGCGATCTGCCCATGGCAATTGAGAACATTGATATTGGCGGCCCAACGATGGTTCGCTCTGCTGCAAAAAATCATAAAGATGTGGCTATCGTTGTTGCGGCTGACAACTACGACCGTATTATTGCCGAACTGGACGAGAACAAAGGTCTGACTCATCCAACCCGTTTCGATCTGGCTGTGCAGGCATTTGAACACACTGCAGCCTATGACGGCATGATCGCCAACTACCTTGGCGCTATCACCGATGGTTCTGAAGAAGAGCCAGCTGACTTCCCGCGCACCTTTAACACCCAGTTTGTTAAAGCTCAGGAGATGCGTTACGGCGAAAACCCGCATCAAAAAGCGGCGTTCTATGTTGAAGCAAACCCTGCTGAAGCGAGTGTTTCCACAGCCCGTCAGCTTCAGGGCAAAGCACTTTCCTTTAACAACGTGGCCGATACCGACGCTGCCCTAGAATGCGTTAAGCCGTTCAAAGAGCCCGCCTGCGTTATCGTTAAGCACGCTAACCCATGCGGTGTAGCTATCGGTGCAGACATTCTGGAAGCTTATAACAAAGCGTTCCAAACCGACCCTACGTCCGCTTTTGGCGGTATTATCGCCTTCAACCGTGAACTGGATGCTGCGACTGCTACAGCGATCGTTGAGCGCCAGTTTGTTGAAGTCATTATCGCGCCAAGCGTCACTCAGGAAGCGTCTGACATCGTGGCTGCCAAGCCAAACGTTCGTCTGCTCTCATGTGGTGAATGGTCTGCCGATCGTACCGCTCGATTCGACTATAAGCGGGTCAATGGCGGTCTGCTTGTTCAGGACCAGGACCTGGGAATGGTTGATGTCAGCGAACTAAAAGTCGTGACTACTATCCAGCCAACCGAACAGGAGATCCGTGATCTACTATTCTGCTGGGAAGTTGCTAAGTTTGTTAAATCTAACGCGATTGTCTATGCCCGTAATGGCCAGACCATCGGTGTTGGCGCTGGACAAATGAGCCGCGTATACAGTGCCAAGATTGCCGGTATCAAAGCCGCTGACGAAGGCCTGGAAGTTGAAGGTTCAGTAATGGCATCAGACGCATTCTTCCCATTCCGTGATGGAATCGACTCTGCAGCAGCTGCGGGAATCAAGGCGATTATCCAGCCTGGAGGCTCTATGCGCGATCAGGAAGTTATTGATGCAGCCAACGAGCACGGTATGGCGATGGTATTCACCGGTATGCGTCACTTCCGCCACTAA
- the purD gene encoding phosphoribosylamine--glycine ligase yields the protein MNVLVIGSGGREHALAWQAAQDSNITKVFVAPGNAGSAIESKVENVAIDVMDQDSLVTFAKDNDVALTIVGPEAPLVEGIVDRFQSEGLRCFGPSKGAAQLEGSKAFTKDFLERQQIPTADYQNFTEVEPALAYLQKVGAPIVVKADGLAAGKGVIVAMTLQEAEDAVKDMLAGNAFGEAGHRVVIEEFLDGEEASFIVMVDGTNVLPMATSQDHKRMGNGDTGLNTGGMGAYSPAPVVTPEIDQRIMQEVILPTVKGMAEEGNTYVGFLYAGLMIMADGTPKVIEYNCRFGDPETQPIMLRLKSSIAELCNAALDGNLDKTTANWDSRCAVGVVLAAGGYPGDYGKGDIISLPTEVAEGTKVFHAGTAQKDGQIVTSGGRVLCATAMGNTVTEAQQRAYELVKQINWNGVYYRDDIAYRAIAREQQ from the coding sequence ATGAACGTATTGGTAATTGGCTCCGGCGGCCGTGAACACGCCTTAGCGTGGCAGGCAGCTCAGGATAGCAACATCACTAAAGTATTCGTCGCCCCGGGAAATGCCGGCTCTGCGATTGAGTCGAAAGTAGAAAACGTAGCCATCGACGTAATGGATCAGGATTCTCTGGTCACATTTGCTAAAGATAACGATGTCGCCTTAACCATCGTTGGCCCGGAAGCGCCTTTGGTAGAAGGTATCGTTGATCGCTTTCAGAGTGAAGGTCTGCGCTGTTTTGGTCCGTCTAAGGGTGCAGCACAGCTGGAAGGCTCTAAAGCGTTTACGAAAGACTTTCTGGAACGCCAGCAAATTCCAACGGCCGATTACCAGAACTTTACCGAAGTTGAGCCCGCCCTCGCATATCTGCAGAAAGTCGGTGCGCCAATTGTAGTAAAAGCTGATGGCCTGGCTGCAGGCAAAGGCGTTATCGTTGCGATGACACTGCAGGAAGCTGAAGACGCCGTTAAAGATATGTTAGCTGGCAATGCCTTTGGCGAAGCCGGTCACAGAGTTGTCATTGAAGAGTTCCTCGATGGCGAAGAAGCCAGCTTTATCGTCATGGTTGACGGCACCAATGTTCTGCCGATGGCAACCAGCCAGGATCACAAGCGCATGGGTAACGGCGATACCGGTCTGAATACAGGCGGTATGGGTGCATACTCCCCTGCCCCTGTGGTCACGCCAGAGATCGACCAGCGCATTATGCAAGAGGTTATCCTGCCGACTGTTAAAGGTATGGCTGAGGAAGGCAATACCTATGTCGGGTTCCTCTACGCCGGTCTGATGATCATGGCTGACGGCACACCAAAGGTTATTGAATACAACTGCCGGTTTGGTGACCCTGAAACACAGCCAATTATGTTACGCCTGAAATCCAGCATCGCTGAGCTGTGTAATGCAGCACTGGATGGCAACCTGGATAAGACCACTGCAAACTGGGACTCCCGTTGCGCGGTGGGTGTCGTTCTTGCTGCCGGCGGCTACCCTGGCGACTATGGCAAAGGGGATATTATCAGTTTGCCAACCGAAGTTGCTGAAGGTACTAAAGTATTCCATGCTGGTACCGCTCAGAAAGACGGTCAAATCGTTACCAGTGGTGGTCGGGTACTCTGTGCAACCGCGATGGGAAATACTGTAACAGAAGCCCAGCAACGGGCCTATGAGCTGGTTAAGCAGATCAACTGGAACGGTGTTTACTACCGGGATGATATTGCCTATCGGGCTATTGCCCGCGAACAGCAGTAA
- a CDS encoding tetratricopeptide repeat protein: MDTFPMTHNGKHHSRAAMTRKLTLAVAIGLLTGSMTVSGATQSDKFCQSAGASNNYDCTKTSDFQATQSDIDAKLNALNNWLEDQKQALTSPVVKAGQPDSDKLREKIEFNAQLLAAELKQAKKLQSKGDHRGAFDKVNSYLTSNPKDPNGWLLYGISLINQNKLDEAADVFSRLIQLYPESPEPYNNLAVVHARKGENEEAVKVLLQAFETHPSYAQVQTNLKSIYATLATQAYNRALNLDSSTQPPRANLDILDQVYNPTPAPTIIVAAAQPPAVQKPAVTPTVAAKTAETQPSELVIEERQISEGSVPTIVAEQVATTETSQPVDTASVKAPAVVAEPDSTKQSDAQTSSVAETNNDPLLSDEIRSELQQLIANWATSWSAQNVEAYLEFYSGNYSPDPTVTHKQWEWGRHKRLSKPAFIKIEVSDISLADAGNGSVRSVFRQAYQSDTYQDTVYKTLILARENGQWKISAETTL, encoded by the coding sequence ATGGATACCTTTCCGATGACTCATAACGGTAAACACCACTCTCGAGCGGCCATGACCCGCAAATTGACACTTGCTGTCGCTATCGGTCTGCTCACCGGTTCGATGACAGTCAGTGGTGCAACTCAGTCGGATAAGTTCTGTCAAAGTGCAGGTGCAAGCAACAATTATGACTGCACTAAAACATCTGATTTCCAGGCTACCCAGTCGGATATCGACGCCAAACTTAATGCATTGAATAACTGGTTAGAAGATCAGAAACAAGCGTTAACCTCGCCAGTTGTCAAAGCAGGACAACCGGATTCAGACAAGCTCAGAGAAAAAATTGAATTCAATGCTCAGCTCTTAGCCGCCGAATTAAAACAAGCTAAAAAGTTACAAAGCAAAGGAGATCATCGAGGCGCTTTTGATAAGGTCAATAGTTACCTGACAAGCAATCCGAAAGACCCTAACGGGTGGTTGTTATACGGAATATCGCTGATTAACCAGAACAAACTGGATGAGGCAGCCGATGTGTTTAGCCGGCTGATTCAACTCTACCCTGAATCTCCCGAGCCCTATAATAACCTGGCAGTGGTTCACGCACGTAAAGGAGAAAACGAGGAAGCGGTTAAGGTACTGTTACAGGCATTTGAAACCCACCCGAGCTACGCTCAGGTCCAGACAAACCTGAAAAGTATCTATGCGACCCTCGCCACCCAGGCCTACAACCGGGCTTTGAATCTGGACTCCAGCACTCAGCCTCCAAGAGCGAATCTGGATATTCTGGATCAGGTTTATAACCCTACTCCCGCACCAACTATCATAGTCGCTGCGGCACAACCCCCTGCCGTTCAGAAACCCGCTGTAACCCCGACAGTCGCCGCTAAGACCGCAGAGACACAACCTTCTGAGCTGGTGATTGAAGAACGACAGATATCGGAAGGTAGCGTCCCGACAATCGTGGCTGAACAAGTAGCCACCACGGAAACCTCCCAGCCGGTGGATACTGCATCAGTGAAAGCACCTGCCGTTGTTGCAGAACCTGACAGCACAAAGCAAAGCGATGCACAGACCAGCTCAGTTGCTGAGACTAACAATGACCCTCTTCTTTCTGACGAGATCCGTAGTGAGCTGCAACAACTTATCGCCAACTGGGCCACATCATGGTCTGCTCAAAATGTAGAAGCTTACCTGGAGTTCTATTCCGGAAACTACTCTCCCGATCCAACAGTGACGCATAAACAATGGGAGTGGGGACGACATAAACGTTTAAGCAAGCCTGCTTTCATCAAGATAGAGGTCTCAGACATTTCTCTTGCAGATGCAGGTAATGGTTCCGTTCGCTCAGTTTTCCGTCAAGCTTATCAATCCGATACTTATCAGGATACGGTATACAAAACACTGATACTCGCCCGGGAAAACGGGCAATGGAAAATTTCGGCGGAAACAACGCTTTAA
- a CDS encoding L,D-transpeptidase family protein, with translation MKTLPLSYLKKPLKRALLVAAFAVAPGGVQAEDTVLSLDQETLLLASLGDLQQNQMNGAMSKLRTLIEEQPDFRLAQLIYADLMAAQGVTLSAVGNNGQSDKKTLQGLISEARARMSVDRYKPLPDTIPGSLLQMSADQKHVIVVDTTLSRLYLFENKAGVPKLIKDYYVSYGRGGVEKTKRGDLRTPLGVYFTTGRLTDDQLPPRYGTGALPINYPNAWDQRLGHTGSGIWVHGSPKDTFSRPPQASEGCLSLSNNHFSELDGIIDLSATPVLIGTSFEWLDLDSWKQKKTVFTQVVDSWRSDWESKNTDNYLSHYSKEFNNGDIGFEQFASHKRRVNSSKSFIDVEVDNLSIYQHPDNQGMFIATFVQNYKSDNYSGSDIKRQYWVNENGHWRIAYEGLPQKGKP, from the coding sequence ATGAAAACTCTTCCCTTATCTTATCTCAAGAAACCGTTGAAACGAGCGCTTCTGGTAGCGGCCTTTGCTGTGGCCCCTGGCGGTGTGCAGGCCGAAGATACTGTTTTGAGTCTGGACCAGGAAACACTGTTGTTGGCCAGTTTGGGTGATTTGCAACAGAATCAGATGAATGGCGCAATGTCTAAGTTACGTACCCTGATTGAAGAACAGCCGGATTTTAGGCTGGCTCAGCTGATTTATGCTGATTTGATGGCCGCTCAGGGAGTTACGCTGAGTGCTGTGGGTAATAATGGTCAAAGTGACAAAAAAACGTTGCAAGGGCTTATTTCTGAAGCGCGTGCACGTATGAGTGTTGATCGTTACAAGCCTCTGCCAGATACCATCCCAGGCAGCCTGTTACAGATGTCTGCGGATCAGAAACATGTGATCGTTGTTGATACAACGCTGTCTCGTTTGTATCTGTTTGAAAATAAGGCCGGTGTACCGAAACTGATTAAAGATTATTACGTTTCTTATGGCCGGGGTGGTGTAGAAAAGACTAAACGGGGTGATTTGAGAACGCCTTTAGGTGTCTATTTTACAACGGGCCGATTGACCGACGATCAGTTACCGCCACGCTATGGCACTGGTGCGCTGCCTATTAACTATCCGAATGCCTGGGATCAGCGCCTGGGGCATACCGGTAGTGGTATTTGGGTTCATGGTTCGCCAAAAGATACTTTCAGTCGACCACCTCAGGCGAGTGAAGGTTGTTTATCCCTGAGTAATAATCACTTTTCTGAATTAGATGGGATCATCGATTTGAGTGCGACTCCGGTACTGATAGGGACGTCATTTGAGTGGCTTGATCTGGATAGCTGGAAGCAGAAAAAAACGGTATTTACTCAGGTAGTCGATAGCTGGCGTAGTGACTGGGAAAGTAAAAATACCGATAACTACCTGAGTCATTACTCTAAAGAGTTTAATAACGGGGATATAGGGTTTGAGCAATTTGCTTCCCATAAACGTCGCGTTAATAGCAGTAAGTCGTTTATTGATGTAGAGGTTGATAATTTAAGTATTTATCAACATCCGGATAACCAGGGTATGTTTATCGCTACTTTTGTGCAGAATTATAAGAGCGATAATTACAGTGGTAGTGATATCAAACGACAATACTGGGTCAATGAGAATGGTCACTGGCGGATCGCCTATGAGGGGCTTCCGCAGAAAGGAAAACCATAA
- a CDS encoding Leu/Phe/Val dehydrogenase, protein MFRQMESAGLQDLHFWQDPDTGLQAIIAIHDTFRGPAIGGCRFITYPDTSAAIEDAIRLARGMSYKSALAGLPHGGGKSVIIKPAGRYNRGLLMQSFGRFVDSLDGRYITAMDSGTQISDMDNIALSTRYVTCTQDMGDPSPSTADGVFAGIKASLQFRLGHNELDKVHIALQGLGHVGWALAKQLHNAGARLSVTDIDPVKTARAKTELGATVVSPDEIYDVEADIFCPCGLGAIISPDTINRLRCGIVAGSANNQLADEAMGDALCERGILYAPDYLINSGGLIFVALQHARHHEQAIRQKVATIYDSLLELYQHADADQLATSYVADIRAEAIIHQASLKSHQAA, encoded by the coding sequence ATGTTTAGACAGATGGAAAGCGCCGGTTTACAGGATCTCCATTTCTGGCAGGATCCAGACACCGGTTTGCAAGCGATAATCGCTATCCACGACACATTCCGCGGCCCAGCCATCGGCGGCTGCCGTTTTATAACCTATCCAGACACCAGCGCGGCAATTGAAGATGCTATCCGACTGGCCAGAGGGATGAGCTATAAATCAGCCCTTGCCGGCTTACCCCATGGCGGAGGTAAGTCCGTCATTATCAAACCAGCCGGACGTTATAACAGGGGGCTTCTGATGCAAAGCTTTGGTCGCTTTGTCGACAGCCTGGACGGACGCTATATCACAGCCATGGATAGCGGAACTCAGATCAGTGATATGGATAATATCGCCCTCTCTACCCGCTATGTGACCTGCACTCAGGATATGGGTGATCCATCACCTTCTACAGCCGACGGGGTATTTGCAGGAATTAAAGCCAGCCTTCAATTTCGATTGGGTCATAACGAACTGGACAAGGTTCATATTGCACTACAAGGATTAGGACATGTCGGCTGGGCATTGGCAAAGCAGCTACATAATGCTGGCGCCCGCCTTAGCGTTACCGACATTGACCCGGTAAAAACAGCTCGGGCGAAAACGGAGCTTGGCGCCACCGTTGTTTCCCCTGATGAAATATATGATGTCGAGGCCGATATATTCTGTCCGTGCGGGCTGGGAGCTATTATCAGCCCAGACACGATAAATCGCCTTCGGTGTGGCATCGTCGCCGGTTCTGCCAACAATCAATTAGCCGATGAAGCCATGGGGGATGCACTCTGCGAACGGGGGATTCTGTATGCGCCTGACTACCTGATCAACTCAGGAGGGCTGATATTCGTCGCTTTGCAACACGCCCGACACCATGAGCAAGCGATCCGACAGAAAGTAGCAACCATCTATGATTCCCTGCTTGAGCTCTATCAACATGCCGATGCCGATCAACTCGCCACCAGCTATGTGGCTGACATCAGAGCCGAAGCCATTATCCATCAAGCCAGCCTGAAATCTCACCAGGCCGCATAA
- the pdhA gene encoding pyruvate dehydrogenase (acetyl-transferring) E1 component subunit alpha, whose amino-acid sequence METVFTTNISYSGYLSEAGLPLQPLPEWAHTADTLVRYYRNMVLARQLDNKIIALQRTGQIGTYASQLGAEAIDIVLGDLMNSSDVLVPYYRNHALQMLRGLPMADMLSYWGGDERGNASVGMGEDFPNAVPIATQALHAAGVATAFKIRGEKRAAVTICGDGGTSKGDFMEALNVAGAWQLPVVFIINNNQWAISVPRSLQCGAPTLAQKAVAAGIQGEQVDGNDVIALHESISDALHRAREGKGPTLIEAISYRLSDHTTADDATRYRSNEELKAAWEREPIKRLQTFLHSRGWWDEVQETAWQNEVGQIIQQGLTEYLQRPPQPASDLIDFLYEKLPDALKEQRERLLRNAQPGGNHHE is encoded by the coding sequence ATGGAAACCGTATTTACGACTAATATTTCCTACAGCGGTTATCTGTCTGAAGCCGGCCTGCCGCTGCAACCACTGCCCGAGTGGGCACATACAGCTGACACACTGGTGCGTTACTACCGCAATATGGTCCTGGCCCGTCAGCTGGACAATAAAATCATCGCCCTGCAACGCACCGGTCAAATAGGCACCTACGCTTCTCAACTGGGCGCCGAAGCCATTGATATCGTGCTGGGCGATCTAATGAACAGCAGCGATGTGTTGGTGCCTTATTATCGTAATCACGCCCTGCAGATGCTGAGAGGTCTGCCAATGGCGGATATGCTCAGTTACTGGGGAGGCGATGAAAGGGGTAATGCGTCCGTCGGAATGGGGGAAGACTTCCCCAATGCCGTCCCGATTGCGACTCAGGCATTGCATGCCGCCGGTGTCGCCACTGCATTTAAAATTCGCGGTGAAAAAAGAGCCGCTGTCACCATATGCGGGGACGGCGGCACCTCAAAAGGTGATTTCATGGAAGCGCTTAATGTTGCCGGGGCCTGGCAACTGCCGGTGGTTTTCATCATCAATAACAACCAATGGGCGATCTCTGTACCCCGCAGCCTTCAATGTGGCGCACCAACCCTGGCTCAAAAAGCTGTAGCAGCAGGTATTCAAGGCGAGCAGGTGGATGGCAATGATGTTATCGCATTGCATGAGTCGATCAGTGATGCTTTACACCGCGCCAGAGAGGGAAAAGGGCCAACCCTGATTGAAGCCATCAGTTATCGGCTATCGGACCATACAACTGCCGATGATGCGACCCGCTACCGAAGCAATGAAGAGCTCAAAGCAGCCTGGGAGCGGGAACCCATAAAACGCCTGCAAACCTTCCTTCACTCCAGAGGATGGTGGGATGAGGTACAAGAAACAGCCTGGCAGAACGAAGTCGGTCAGATTATCCAACAAGGTCTGACCGAATACCTGCAGCGTCCACCTCAACCGGCATCAGATCTGATCGATTTTCTCTATGAGAAGCTGCCTGACGCATTGAAAGAGCAGCGCGAGCGCCTGCTCCGTAATGCCCAGCCGGGAGGAAACCATCATGAGTAA
- a CDS encoding alpha-ketoacid dehydrogenase subunit beta gives MSNLLTIVEAVNLALRSEMQKDPSVVVLGEDVGVNGGVFRATVGLREEFGIKRVLDTPLAETMIAGLSVGMAAQGLKPVAEIQFMGFIFPAMEHLIAHAARLRHRTRGRLHCPMVLRVPFGGGIHAPEHHSESTEVLFAHTPGLRVVIPSSPARAYGLLLAAIRNPDPVIFMEPKRIYRLNAQPVDDTGIALPLDSCYTLREGSDITLISWGAMIKETLEAADKLAERTISCEVIDLVTLNPIDHKTILASVAKTGRCVIIHESPKSCAVGAEISATIAERGLLNLQAPVSRVTGYDTVMPYYQMENHYMPNTADIIEAVTSTLEFS, from the coding sequence ATGAGTAATCTACTAACCATCGTTGAAGCGGTTAACCTTGCCCTGCGCTCCGAAATGCAAAAAGACCCATCCGTCGTGGTGCTGGGAGAAGATGTCGGCGTCAATGGCGGCGTGTTCCGCGCCACCGTAGGGTTACGTGAGGAGTTTGGTATCAAACGGGTCCTCGATACCCCGCTGGCAGAAACTATGATTGCCGGACTCTCAGTGGGCATGGCGGCACAGGGGCTGAAACCTGTCGCAGAGATCCAGTTCATGGGCTTTATTTTTCCCGCAATGGAGCACCTTATCGCTCATGCTGCCCGACTACGCCACCGTACCCGGGGCCGCTTACACTGTCCAATGGTACTGCGAGTGCCTTTCGGTGGAGGAATACATGCACCGGAGCACCATTCAGAAAGTACCGAAGTCCTGTTCGCCCACACCCCCGGCCTCAGAGTTGTTATCCCCTCCTCTCCGGCACGTGCATACGGGTTGCTATTAGCCGCAATTCGGAACCCTGATCCCGTTATATTTATGGAGCCAAAGCGGATCTACCGACTCAATGCACAACCGGTAGATGACACCGGCATAGCACTTCCCCTGGACAGCTGTTACACCCTGAGAGAAGGCTCAGATATAACCCTGATTAGCTGGGGAGCGATGATCAAAGAGACGCTGGAAGCGGCAGATAAACTCGCAGAGAGAACAATCAGTTGCGAGGTAATTGATCTGGTTACCCTTAACCCGATAGACCATAAAACAATTCTCGCATCAGTCGCAAAAACCGGGCGCTGTGTCATCATCCATGAATCACCCAAGAGTTGCGCTGTCGGTGCCGAGATATCGGCCACCATCGCCGAGCGAGGGCTTCTTAACCTACAAGCCCCGGTCAGCAGAGTAACCGGTTATGACACCGTTATGCCTTACTACCAAATGGAAAATCACTATATGCCGAATACCGCCGACATCATCGAAGCGGTCACTAGCACACTGGAGTTCTCATGA